From Cinclus cinclus chromosome 2, bCinCin1.1, whole genome shotgun sequence, one genomic window encodes:
- the KBTBD3 gene encoding kelch repeat and BTB domain-containing protein 3 codes for MFEVNMKERDDGNVTISNLSPKAVKAFLDYAYTGKTEITNDNVEMLFQLSSFLQVSLLSKACSDFLIKSIDLVNCLQLLSLSESYGSVRLFDHALDFVQHHFSLLLRSSDFLEMNFEILQKCLEADELNVPEEESVLKAVLQWTKHNLETRQKYLPNLIKKVRLHQLPEKTLQDFLHSEEHLLKSANCSVIINDAVKSVQNFSGLFPDARPSTTEKYIFVHKTDEDGENRHTFCYNIKTDKWKELPHTHMIDLPGSSLSSYGEKIFITGGCKGNCYRTVRLHIAEPFHDATDQTWCYCPVSNEFSIVSAMKKPRTMHTSVVTLNQLFVIGGKTRGAQETRSLLDVESYNPLSKDWKSVSQLPRGIYYPEASACQNIIYVLGSEVEITDAFNPSLDCFFKYNAMTDQWSELVAEFGQFFHATLIKAVPVNCTLYICDLSTYKVYSFCPETCVWKGEGSFECAGFNAGAVGTEDKIYILGGDYAPEEITDEVQVYHSSRSEWEEVSPMPRALTEFYCQVIQFNKYRDPWSPVLTICSGEF; via the coding sequence ATGTTTGAAGTTAATATGAAAGAACGGGATGATGGCAATGTTACTATTAGTAACCTATCACCTAAGGCAGTGAAAGCGTTTCTAGATTACGCTTACACGGGAAAAACAGAGATAACCAATGATAATGTGGAAATGCTCTTCCAACTGTCGTCATTCCTTCAAGTTTCACTCCTTTCCAAAGCTTGCAGTGACTTCCTAATAAAAAGTATTGATCTTGTGAATTGCTTACAGTTGCTTTCTCTCTCAGAAAGTTATGGGTCTGTCCGCTTGTTTGACCATGCGCTAGATTTTGTACAGCACCACTTTTCATTGCTGCTCAGATCGAGTGATTTCTTGGAGATGAATTTTGAGATACTACAAAAATGTCTCGAGGCTGATGAACTAAATGTCCCTGAGGAAGAATCAGTGTTGAAAGCTGTCCTCCAATGGACCAAACACAACTTAGAAACACGGCAGAAATACCTACCTAATTTGATTAAAAAAGTGAGATTACACCAGTTACCTGAAAAGACTTTGCAGGATTTTCTGCATTCTGAAGAACACTTACTTAAGAGTGCTAATTGCTCAGTAATAATCAATGATGCAGTTAAAAGTGTGCAGAATTTCAGTGGATTGTTTCCAGATGCACGTCCTTctacaacagaaaaatacatatttgttCATAAAACTGATGAAGATGGAGAAAACAGACATACATTCTGCTACAACATCAAAACAGATAAATGGAAAGAACTACCACATACGCACATGATTGATCTGCCAGGGTCAAGTTTGTCTAGCtatggagaaaaaatatttataactgGAGGGTGCAAAGGGAATTGTTATAGAACTGTCCGGCTTCATATTGCTGAACCATTTCATGATGCCACTGACCAAACCTGGTGCTACTGTCCAGTCAGCAATGAATTCTCCATAGTGTCAGCTATGAAGAAACCAAGGACAATGCACACATCTGTTGTAACCTTAAATCAGCTCTTTGTAATAGGTGGAAAGACCAGAGGAGCTCAGGAAACACGGAGTCTTTTGGATGTAGAATCCTATAATCCTCTTTCCAAAGACTGGAAATCTGTAAGCCAGTTACCAAGAGGTATCTACTATCCAGAAGCAAGTGCATGCCAGAATATAATTTATGTCCTTGGCTCAGAAGTAGAGATTACTGATGCCTTTAATCCATCTCTTGACTGTTTCTTTAAGTATAATGCTATGACTGATCAGTGGTCTGAGCTTGTAGCAGAATTTGGGCAGTTTTTCCATGCAACTCTAATCAAAGCTGTTCCAGTGAACTGTACATTGTACATATGCGATCTTTCCACCTACAAGGTCTACAGTTTTTGCCCAGAAACCTGTGTTTGGAAAGGAGAAGGATCTTTTGAATGCGCTGGCTTTAATGCAGGGGCAGTTGGGACTGAAGACAAAATTTATATACTGGGTGGTGATTATGCTCCAGAAGAAATCACAGATGAAGTTCAAGTCTACCACAGTAGTAGGTCTGAGTGGGAAGAAGTTTCACCAATGCCAAGAGCCTTAACTGAGTTTTACTGTCAGGTCATTCAGTTTAATAAATATAGGGACCCCTGGTCACCTGTGCTGACGATTTGCTCTGGAGAATTCTGA